Genomic DNA from Gopherus evgoodei ecotype Sinaloan lineage unplaced genomic scaffold, rGopEvg1_v1.p scaffold_35_arrow_ctg1, whole genome shotgun sequence:
cactcagagcatgtgtactGTGTCTTCCCTGTGTGGCTTGTACGATGTGTGATAAGGTTggagctctgattgaagcttttcccacactcagtgcatgTGTAAGGCTTCTCCCCAGTATGGATTCTTTGATGTCTGATAAGGTGTGAGTTCcgactaaagcttttcccacactcagtgcatTTGTACGGCTTCTCctcagtgtggattctctgatgtctgaaAAGCTGTGAGCTGCAAGTGAAGTttttcccgcactcagggcaTGTATTGGGcatctcccctgtgtggattctctgatgtaagATGAGGTCTGAACGATGAATGAaacatttcccacactcagagcatccataaggtttctcaccaCAGTGGATTCTCCCATGCGTGATAAGGTgtgagctctgattgaagcttttcccacactcagagcatgtgtagggcctTTCTCCTGTGTGGCTTCTACAATGTGTGGTAAGAGCAGAGCaatgactgaagcttttcccacactctgtGCACATGTAGggtgtctctcctgtgtggattctacaaTGTGTGATAAGGCTGGAtctctgactgaagcttttcccacactctgtgcacgtgtagggcttctccccagtgtggattctctgatgtctgataaggtgtGAGTTCCGACTAAATCTTTTCCCACACACAGTGCATGCGTAGGGCTTCTCCccggtgtggattctctgatgtatgATGAGGGCAGAGATGTGACTGacgcttttcccgcactcagaacATGTGTAGGgcatctctcctgtgtggatcctaCGATGTGTGATCAGGGCagagctctgattgaagctttttccgcactcagagcacgtgtagggcatctctcctgtgtggattctctcatgtcTGAAAAGGTGTGAGCgccgactgaagcttttcccgcactcagagcacatGTATGgtgtctcccctgtgtggattctacgatGTGTGATAAGGTTGGAGctccgattgaagcttttcccgcactcagtgcatgtgtagggcttctcccctgtgtggattctctgatgtcggAAAAGGTGTGAGCTGCAacggaagcttttcccacactcagcgcatgtgtagggcgtctcccctgtatggattctctgatgtaagATGAGGCCTGAACGATGAATGAaacatttcccacactcagagcatccataaggtttctcacccACATGGATTGTCCTATGTGTGATAAGGTCTAAGCctcgattgaagcttttcccacactcagagcatgtgtaggccttctctcctgtgtgaattCTACAATGTGTGATCAGGGTAGAGCTCCGACTAAAGCTCTTCCCGCACTCATGGCATATGTAGCGTGTCTCTTCCAAGTTGATTCTGTTGCATGTTATAAGGTCTGAGTGGCTACTAAAGTTTTCCTCTGGCTTCTCCTCAGATTTACAGACTTTTGCTTTTTCTCGGAGTGCACAACTCCCGGAAACATTCCCTTTCACTCTTCCTGCTAATGTTCCATGTGGTTTtacttgctcagcatcttcctgatggggtttctcctcctcattctgaCTCACAGTTCCATcacctgatgggagacagagCCAATCCAGACATAGATCACTACCTGCACCAGAAAGGAAGGAAATTTCAGAG
This window encodes:
- the LOC115641798 gene encoding zinc finger protein 850-like; protein product: ECGKSFNRGLDLITHRTIHVGEKPYGCSECGKCFIHRSGLILHQRIHTGETPYTCAECGKSFRCSSHLFRHQRIHTGEKPYTCTECGKSFNRSSNLITHRRIHTGETPYMCSECGKSFSRRSHLFRHERIHTGEMPYTCSECGKSFNQSSALITHRRIHTGEMPYTCSECGKSVSHISALIIHQRIHTGEKPYACTVCGKRFSRNSHLIRHQRIHTGEKPYTCTECGKSFSQRSSLITHCRIHTGETPYMCTECGKSFSHCSALTTHCRSHTGERPYTCSECGKSFNQSSHLITHGRIHCGEKPYGCSECGKCFIHRSDLILHQRIHTGEMPNTCPECGKNFTCSSQLFRHQRIHTEEKPYKCTECGKSFSRNSHLIRHQRIHTGEKPYTCTECGKSFNQSSNLITHQRIHTGEKPYTCTVCGKRFSRNSHLIRHQRIHTGEKPYTCTVCGKRFSRNSHLIRHQRIHTGEKPYTCTECGKSFNRSSSLIMHYTVHTGETPYTCSECGKSFNQSSALITHHRIHTGEMPYTCSECGKSVSHISALITHQRIHTGEKPYACTVCGKRFSRNSHLIRHQRIHTGEKPYTCTECGKSFNQSSNLITHQRTHNGRHHTRALSVGKASSTAQTSSHMGE